One Candidatus Bathyarchaeota archaeon genomic window carries:
- a CDS encoding DUF447 family protein, with amino-acid sequence MTLRKFNLCRNKIYEAVVSAYDENKNPTAAPMGVTITDELNFFIKPFKQASLLKKLMHSKCGVVNFTLNPLIFYLTAFKEKNPQGKLPSAFFKPATHVNAPKLKTSILYIEFTVKNILDESLDRAKVECVIKAVEKGDEEIQPYCRGLFAALECVIHATRVKKHFMDKNFNEAEKLIQLILYYRDLAERVAPKTDYAKLIKTIIEDCEEWRRKSK; translated from the coding sequence ATGACTTTAAGAAAATTTAATTTATGCAGAAACAAGATTTATGAAGCTGTTGTTTCAGCGTATGATGAAAACAAAAATCCTACAGCTGCGCCTATGGGTGTAACAATAACTGATGAATTAAATTTTTTTATAAAACCATTTAAGCAAGCTTCTTTGCTTAAAAAATTGATGCATTCAAAATGTGGTGTTGTTAATTTCACTTTAAATCCATTAATATTTTATTTAACAGCTTTTAAAGAGAAAAATCCTCAAGGAAAGCTTCCTTCAGCTTTTTTTAAGCCAGCAACCCATGTGAATGCTCCAAAGCTTAAAACTTCAATTCTCTACATAGAATTTACTGTAAAAAATATTTTAGATGAATCTTTAGATAGAGCTAAAGTTGAATGCGTTATAAAAGCTGTTGAAAAAGGAGATGAAGAAATTCAACCATATTGCAGAGGATTATTTGCAGCGTTAGAATGCGTAATTCACGCTACTAGAGTGAAAAAACATTTTATGGATAAAAACTTTAATGAAGCTGAAAAATTAATTCAATTAATTCTTTATTATAGGGATCTTGCTGAAAGAGTAGCCCCTAAAACCGATTACGCTAAGCTTATTAAAACAATTATTGAAGATTGTGAGGAATGGAGGAGAAAAAGCAAGTGA